The following DNA comes from Leifsonia sp. 1010.
GCGACCACCCGTGCGCCGAGCGACGAGGCGACCATCACCGCGCTCAGGCCGACGCCGCCCGCGCCGTAGACCGCGAGCCATTCGCCCGGCTGGATGCGCGCTCGCGCCGTCACCGCCCGGTACGCCGTGGCGAAGCGGCAGCCCAGGCTCGCGGCGGCGTCGGCGGAGAGGCCGTCCGGCACGCGCACCAGGTTGGTGTCCGCCGCGCGCACGGCGACGAGCTCGGCATGCGATCCCCAGTGAGTGAAGCCGGGCTGCGTCTGCTGCGGGCACACCTGCGCCTGCCCGTCGCGGCACCACTCGCACTCGCCGCAGCCGTTGACGAAGGGAGCGGTGACCCGGTCGCCCGGCCGCCAGCGCGAGACTCCCGCGCCGACCGCCTCGACCACACCCGCGAACTCGTGACCGGGAACGTGGGGGAGGGCGACGGAGTCGTCGTGGCCCGCCCATGCGTGCCAGTCGCTGCGGCAGAGACCGGACGCTTCGACCCGGATGACGGCACCGCCATCGGGCACGGCCGGGTCGGCCAGCTCCGCGACCTCCACCGGTCCGCCGAAACGCTCGTAGTACAGGGCCCTCACGTGACCTCCCGGGTCAATACGGTGACGGCGGCGAGGTCCGCCTCCGCCCAGTCCAGCTCGCCGAGACGCTCGACGTGCATCCAGCGCAGCTCGTCGTGGTCGGTGCTCGCGACCGGTGCGTCCCCGTCGAGCCGGCAGTCGAAGCAGGCGAGGTCGATCGCGCGGCCGCCTGCGCGCGCAGTCACCGTGCGGTCGAGCAGCGCACCGACGTGGATGCGCACCCCGAGCTCCTCCGCGATCTCGCGTGCGAGCGCGGCCTCCTGCGACTCTCCGCTCTCGACCTTGCCGCCCGGGAACTCCCAGCGTCCTGCAGCATCCTTCCCGGGCGCCCGACGGCAGGCCAGAACGCGGTCACCGTCGCGAACGACGGCCGCGACGACGACGAGGGGCTGCACCACTCCATCCTGCCCTGCGCAGCGATGGAGGATGGCACCGCTAGCATCCAGGTATGTCGCAGAGCGCGCCCGTGCGGCGGCCGTGGGTCGTCCTCGGCCTGGCCGCGAGCCTCCTGGCCCAGCTGGCCATGATCGTGGTGGGCGTCTGGCTCGTCGTGCTCGCCGAAGACGACGCCACCACGCTCGAGCTCCTCGCGATCTGGTGCGGGATCGGGACGATCTACCTCATCGTCGTGCTCATCGTGCTCGGACGTGTCGCGCGACGCCCAGCCCCTCCCGGCGGTCGCCCGGCCCGCTGGGAGACCGGACGCCTCGCCCGGACCGTGTCGATGACGGCGACGATCCTCTCGAGCCTCATCGGCCTGGCGGCCGCGATCCAGGTGCTCGCCCTCCACAACGATCCGCAGATCGGGTCGGTCACCGACTTCGTCGGCGTCTGGTCGATGCTGCTCGCCTGGGGGTTTCTGCACTGGGGCTTCTCGCAGATCTACTACCAGCGCTACTTCGCCGCCGCCGAGCCGATGCTGCGGTTCCCGCACCCGGACGGCACCCCGGCGCCGGTGCCGCGGTTCGTCGACTTCGTCTACTTCGCCTTCACCCTCGGCACCACGTTCGCGGCATCCGACGTGGAGGTTCTCAGCACCCGGATGCGCTGGACCATCGTCTGGCACTCGGTGCTGAGCTATTTCTTCAACGGTCTGATCATCGTTCTCGCGCTGAACACGATCATGTCGGGCACGCGGTAGCGCTAGAGCAGCGTCTCGACGCCGATCCGCACCCGGTCGCCGAGCTCGACGCCCTCGGCCCGCCGCACGGCGCTCTTGATCGGCACGACGTACGTGCCGTCCGCCTGCGGGAAGATCGACGTCGACCAGCGCGAGCCGCCCAGCGTCACCGACACCTTGACGGAGTCGAACCCGGCGGGTGGATGCGGCTGCAGCCGGATCTCCTCCGACACCTCCTCGGGCAGCTGCGCGAAGACCCACAGCTCCCGGCGGGAGGCCCAGCGGAACAGCTCCGCCTCGAACTCGTAGCGATAACCGGCCATATCCGCCAAGCTACCGGTGAAGCGCCCGGGCGAGAAGCGCACCGCGGCGGAGCGGAGGAGTCGGCATGGCGGCACGTCCCGGATCGGTCACGTTCGTGGCCGTCCTCACCTACATCATCGGCATCCTGAACGTGATCGGCGGGGTGATCCTGCTGATCGCGCGCGACCAGGTGGCCGGCCAGAACGGGGCGATCGGCGGCATCACGGCGGCGGCCATCATCTCGATCCTGCTCGGGGTGATCGTCATCATCGTGGCGCGCGGCCTGCTGCGCGGCAGCCCCGGCGCGAGGGTGGTCGTGACGGTCGTGATGATCATCGACATCCTCAACGGCATCCTGCTGCTGTTCACGAACCAGGTGGGGAGCGGGATCGGCCAGATCCTGTGGTCGCTGCTGGTCATCATCCTGCTCTACACCCGGCGGGCGAACGGGTTCTTCACAGGCCGCTGAATCCCGGGAGCCGATCGGCCAGAATGGGAGGACGGCGTCGTACGGGCGCCGGGTTCGAGGAGTCCCATGCGCTGGCCGAAGTGGTTCCGCAGGCGTGTCGAGAAGACGACACGCACGCGTCCGTTCGACGAGCACGCCCTGCCCGAGCCGCCGGCGCCCAGCCTCGAGCAGTCCGTGGAGGAAGGCATGCTGCTCGCGGAATACGCCACGCGCATGGCGGTCAAGAACCACATCGTCGTCGACACGATCCAGTACGGCAACTCGTACGACCCGGCGATGCACGCCATGGAGGCGGCGGCGATGCTGCGCGAGCTCGCGTCTGAGCAGGGCGTCGCGGCGGGGCGCATCGAGGAGGAGCTGGAGGCGGCCGAGAAGCTGAGCGGCGATGCCGAGCACCCGCACGACTACCGCCGGGTGGATGCCGACAACCTGCGGCTGCGACGGGACGCGGCCATCCAGCTCGCGGCGGCGCTACGGGCGAAGGCCGACTCGGAGGAGGAGCTGCTCGCCCTCGTCGAGCGCGGCCGGCAGGACGCCTGGGACGAGGTCGGGCGCGCCATCGAGGCGGGACTCGACGCGTTCTCCGGCGCGGAGGCGCTGAAGGCCGACTACGAGCGCGAGAAGCCGGCGCGGCTCAAGCTGCTCATCTGGCGGGATCTCGCCAAGCTGGAGGAGGAGCGCACCGGCTACTGACCGCTGCGCAAGCTCACCGGCGGTACCAGGTCGCCGACCTCCGACCGCACCCAGACGTCGCCCGTCTCCCGCTTCTCGGCGTGCGTGCTGAAGCGGTACAGGAACATCCGGGCGCGGATCGCCCGCGGCGGCACCCCGCCGAACGGGTCGTGCCGGAGGAGTTTCAGGGTCGGCCGGTCCGCCTCGAGCAGGCGCAGCAGAAGCACCTCGAACCAGGGCGAGTCGCGCGAGCCGAGCGCCAGGAACCACATCAGCCAGTCGAGCCGCAGGTGGTACGGCGCGAACTGGCGCGGGATGCGGTGCACATCGCCGGGCTTGCCCTTGAAGGCGTACTCCAGCCAGAGCGCATCCGGGTCACCCGGGTCGTCGGTCGTTCCCTCGACGACGACCTCGTAGCGCTCCTTCGTGACGCTGCCGAACGCTCCGTACGCGTTCACCAGGTGCCAACGGTTGAAGCTCGCGTTCATCAGCTGCCGGCGCGAGAACAGGTTCTTCAGCGGCGGCCAGCTCAGGACCACCAGGAAGACGGTCGCCGCCACCGCCACCACCGCGTACCAGAGAGGGACGTCGGAGGCGCCGAGCCCGCCGACCTCAGCTCCACCGAACAGCCACGAGAACACCGGGTCGCTGATCCCGGCGAACGCGAGCACGATCGTGATCCAGTTCAGCCACGCGAAGTTGCCGGTGAGCACCAGCCACAGCTGCGTGAGGATCATGACGCCCGCGGCGACGCTCGCGACCGGCTGCGGGAAGAACAGGAACCACGGCACGATCAGCTGCGCGAAGTGGTTGCCCAGCACCTCCACCCGGTGGAACCACTTCGGCAGCAGGTGCGCGGAGCGGCTGAGCGGGTTCGGCATGGGCTGCGTCTCGTGGTGGTAGTACAGCGCGGTGAGGTCGCGCCATGAGCGGTCGCCGCGCATCTTGATCATCCCGGCGCCGAACTCCAGCCGGAACACCAGCCAGCGGACGAAGAAGACGATGGTGATCGGGGGAGCGGTGTCCCACGCGCCGAGGAAGGCGACGATGAACCCCGCCTCGCAGAGCAGGCTCTCCCAGCCGAAGCCGTAGAAGGTCTGCCCGATGTTCACGATCGAGAGGTAGAGGAACCACACGATCAGGAAGACGGGGACGAAGACGTAGGTGGGCGCGAGCTGCACCACGCCGGCGACGATCAGCGCCGAGAGCACCGCCCCCGTCCAGGCGACCGTGCGCAGCAGCCGGTCCGAGTAGCGCCAACGGAACAGCGTCGGCTGCTTCCGGGCGTAGGGATGCCGCAGGAAACGCCGGGCGGGCAGCAGACCGTTGTCGCCGAGCAGGGCCGGGAACTGGTTCACCGCCGACACGAACGCCACCAGGTACAGCGCGGCGACGCCGCGCTCCAGGATCTCGCGCGCGATCGTGTAGTCGTCGCCGGCCAGCCAGTCGGTCAGCCACGCGGGGAACTCCATCGACACCACCCCAGTCGTCGAACGCCCTCACCGTACGCCCGGGGCGGCGGGACGACGAGTCCCGCCGACGTCAGAGTCGGGGTCAGAGCGGCACGGACGCGGCCTCGGCCACCCCGAACAGCTGGCCCGGGTAGCGGAGGCCGTCGAAGTACCGGTTCGTGTGCGCCACGATCTGCTCACCGGTGAGCTCCACGCCGTCCCACTCGCTGTCGGTGGTCGTATGGGCGTCGGAGACGAGCACCACGTCGTAGCCGCGCACGGCCGCGCTCTGCGCCGTCGTGCGCACGCAGTAGTCGCTCTGCGCTCCCGTCACGACGAGGCGGCCGACGTCGAGACGCTCCAGGATCTCGTCGAGGTCGGTGTCGGCGAAGGAGTCGCGATAGTGCTTCAGGATGCGGGGCTCGCCGTCGACGGGGACGAGACCGTCGGCGAGCTGCCAAGGCTCGCTGCCCTCCTCCATCCCGTCCTCCTCGTGCTGCACCCAGATCACCGGGGTGCCGGCCGCGCGGGCGCGGTCGACGAGCTGCCGGACGCGGGAGAGCACGCCGTCGGCGTCGAAGCAGCCGGGCAGGACGCCGTTCTGGAGGTCGATGACGAGCAGGGCGGAGGGCACGGTGTCGGTCACGCCACCATCCTGCCAGCGGTCGCCCGGTCAGGCCGCGAGCTCGGCGTCCAGCCGGATGGGCCGGTGGTCCGACGCGCCGGCGGGAAGCACATCCACCCGCTCGATCTCGAAGCCGGTCGACGTTACGAAGTCGAAGTAGCCCGAGAAGAACTTGTAGCGCAGGTAGGTCGGCTGCGTCGTGCGCTTCAGCGTGTAGCCGGAGGTCGTGAGGTGCCGCTCGAGGCCCCGGATGAACCAGGGATAGTTGAAGTCGCCGACCATGACGGCGGCGGTGCCGGGGGCGAGGGACCGCATCCCATCGTGGGCGGCGGCGATCTGCTTGCGCCGCAGCGAGTTCAGCGCGGTCAGAGGTGCGGCGTGGAACGATCCCACCAGGATCTCCTCGCCGTTGTCGCGGTCGCGCAGGTGCACGGCCAGCAGGCGCTCGTTGGCCGGCGCCAGCACGCGGTCGTGCAGTGACTTCTGGACGGCGAAGACCTGGCTGTGCAGGATCTCGTAGCGATCGTCGCGCACATAGACCGCGAGGCCCAGCCGGTTGGCCCGGGTGGTGTCCGCGAGCACCAGGTGGTGCA
Coding sequences within:
- a CDS encoding zinc-dependent alcohol dehydrogenase family protein, with product MRALYYERFGGPVEVAELADPAVPDGGAVIRVEASGLCRSDWHAWAGHDDSVALPHVPGHEFAGVVEAVGAGVSRWRPGDRVTAPFVNGCGECEWCRDGQAQVCPQQTQPGFTHWGSHAELVAVRAADTNLVRVPDGLSADAAASLGCRFATAYRAVTARARIQPGEWLAVYGAGGVGLSAVMVASSLGARVVAVDRSPAALGLAARLGAEHTVVADADTAESVRDLTGGGAHATIDAVGSPDTATTAVRSLRRLGRHVQVGLLAAAVPELPLDRVIGWELEILGSHGMAAAAYPKMLDLVAAGRLTPQQLVGGAVGFAEAARLLETADTAPPTGIAVLHPAG
- a CDS encoding (deoxy)nucleoside triphosphate pyrophosphohydrolase, with the translated sequence MQPLVVVAAVVRDGDRVLACRRAPGKDAAGRWEFPGGKVESGESQEAALAREIAEELGVRIHVGALLDRTVTARAGGRAIDLACFDCRLDGDAPVASTDHDELRWMHVERLGELDWAEADLAAVTVLTREVT
- a CDS encoding DUF1345 domain-containing protein, coding for MSQSAPVRRPWVVLGLAASLLAQLAMIVVGVWLVVLAEDDATTLELLAIWCGIGTIYLIVVLIVLGRVARRPAPPGGRPARWETGRLARTVSMTATILSSLIGLAAAIQVLALHNDPQIGSVTDFVGVWSMLLAWGFLHWGFSQIYYQRYFAAAEPMLRFPHPDGTPAPVPRFVDFVYFAFTLGTTFAASDVEVLSTRMRWTIVWHSVLSYFFNGLIIVLALNTIMSGTR
- a CDS encoding DUF1905 domain-containing protein, whose translation is MAGYRYEFEAELFRWASRRELWVFAQLPEEVSEEIRLQPHPPAGFDSVKVSVTLGGSRWSTSIFPQADGTYVVPIKSAVRRAEGVELGDRVRIGVETLL
- a CDS encoding lipase maturation factor family protein, whose translation is MEFPAWLTDWLAGDDYTIAREILERGVAALYLVAFVSAVNQFPALLGDNGLLPARRFLRHPYARKQPTLFRWRYSDRLLRTVAWTGAVLSALIVAGVVQLAPTYVFVPVFLIVWFLYLSIVNIGQTFYGFGWESLLCEAGFIVAFLGAWDTAPPITIVFFVRWLVFRLEFGAGMIKMRGDRSWRDLTALYYHHETQPMPNPLSRSAHLLPKWFHRVEVLGNHFAQLIVPWFLFFPQPVASVAAGVMILTQLWLVLTGNFAWLNWITIVLAFAGISDPVFSWLFGGAEVGGLGASDVPLWYAVVAVAATVFLVVLSWPPLKNLFSRRQLMNASFNRWHLVNAYGAFGSVTKERYEVVVEGTTDDPGDPDALWLEYAFKGKPGDVHRIPRQFAPYHLRLDWLMWFLALGSRDSPWFEVLLLRLLEADRPTLKLLRHDPFGGVPPRAIRARMFLYRFSTHAEKRETGDVWVRSEVGDLVPPVSLRSGQ
- a CDS encoding cysteine hydrolase family protein — translated: MTDTVPSALLVIDLQNGVLPGCFDADGVLSRVRQLVDRARAAGTPVIWVQHEEDGMEEGSEPWQLADGLVPVDGEPRILKHYRDSFADTDLDEILERLDVGRLVVTGAQSDYCVRTTAQSAAVRGYDVVLVSDAHTTTDSEWDGVELTGEQIVAHTNRYFDGLRYPGQLFGVAEAASVPL
- a CDS encoding endonuclease/exonuclease/phosphatase family protein translates to MTLRIVSYNLRKHAASGELTGIAEAYDVDVLCLQECDSDALPERLHHLVLADTTRANRLGLAVYVRDDRYEILHSQVFAVQKSLHDRVLAPANERLLAVHLRDRDNGEEILVGSFHAAPLTALNSLRRKQIAAAHDGMRSLAPGTAAVMVGDFNYPWFIRGLERHLTTSGYTLKRTTQPTYLRYKFFSGYFDFVTSTGFEIERVDVLPAGASDHRPIRLDAELAA